The genomic DNA GTTGCCCATCCTCCATGTGAATAATGCGATCGGCAATATCCAGAATCCGATTATCGTGAGTGACCAGTAAGATCGTACAGTGCTGTTCTTTGGCAAGTCGCTGTAGAATTTTCACCACATCCCGTCCCGATTTGCTGTCCAGTGCAGCAGTGGGTTCATCGGCTAAGACCAGTTGGGGTTGGCTCACCAAGGCACGGGCGATCGCAACTCGCTGTTTCTGCCCTCCCGAAAGACTATCGGGATAGTAGTTAATTCGCTCTCCCAGTCCAACGGCTGCCAGCATTTCCACACAGCGGCGCGTGCGTTCTTCAGAGGGAATTTCGGAGTGCAGCCGCAGAGACATCCGCACGTTCTCTTGAGCCGTCAGGCAATCCAGTAAGTTATGCGCCTGAAAGATATAGCCGATTTGACTGCGAACTTTCACAAGCTGTCGTTTTTTTGCGCCCAGAAGCTCCTGTCCCAGGACTTTTAGACTGCCTTCCTGCATCGATCGCAGTCCACCCATTAAGCTCAGTAGCGTTGTTTTACCGCTGCCAGACGGACCTGTGAGAATTACAATTTCCCCCGCAAATATATCAAGGTTGATATCAACGAGAACAGGCTTGCGAAGATTTCCTTTGCCGTAGCTGTGGTTTAAGTTGCGAACCGAAATAGCAGGTAAGGACATAGGAATGATAATAGGGATAACCGGAAGTGAATATTTTTAGTAACAGAAATCAAGTGATACACCTCTTGTGAGGTGGGCATCCCGCCCGCTAATCGAGGTCTATCCCACTTCTCCAGCCAATGGAATTCACCAACCTAAAATACATCTGCCGGATCAGCCGATCGCAGTTTTCGGGACGTAATTCCAGCAGAAATCAAACACATCATGATCGTGAGAATAAACACTTGCAGCGCCACATCAAATCGCATCACCACGGCAAGCTGCGTTAAATTGCCTAACACGCCATACAGGGCGATCGAGCAGCCAAATCCCGGCAGAAAGCCCAGCACCGCCAGAATAATCGCTTCCTGGAAGACCACCCCTAAGAGCTGATTATCCGAATAGCCGATCGCCTTTAAGGTCGCATATTCGGGCAAATGTTCGCTCACGTCCGTATAGAGAACCTGATAGACAATAATGATCCCGACCACAAAACCCATAATCGTCCCAAAGTTGAAGATGATTCCGGGCGGCTGGTTCGACCAGTAGCGATTTTCTAGCGCAATCAGTTCCTGATGACTGAGAATCGTCACGTCCTCCGGCAAGATGGTCTTGAGCTGGCTGATAACCTCTGCTGGATTCGTGCCCGGTTCCAGGGTGAGAACCCCCGCATGAATATTTTCCGCACCCGCCTCGCCAAACATCCGCAGATAGTTCAGATCGCTGGTGACAATGTGACCCCGCTTAAACAGACTGCTGCCCAACGAGAATAATCCGCCGACCCAAATTTTTCGATCGCCCGCCTCTGTGGAAATCGTTTCGCCTCGATCGAACGCCTGTCCGACTTGACCCAGCGATGAAAGCGATTTGCGATCGAACAACACCGTATCCGGCTGTTCAATTTGGGTAAGCTGGTCGTTAATTGCCGGAAGATCCATGACGGGCTGCGCGGGGTTAAAGGCAATCACCGTTACGTCGGTTATTTCCTTGTCCCACGGATTTACCCAGGAGGTTTGCGTGTAGTAGAGAGGCTTGGCGGCTTCTATGCCATCGATCGCGCTAACCCGGTAAAGCTGATTTTTAGCAAAGGTCTGATTGCCCAGAAATTTCGAGTTGCGGCTAATTAAGAACAAATCGCCCTGGATGTTTTCCACCACGCGCGTCACACCATCAAACATGGTGGCGCGAAAGCCAAGCTGCATGAAAATGAGAATATTGGCAAATGAAATTCCCGAAATCGCAACCAACAGCCGTACCTTCTGGTGGGATAGCTGCGACCATGCCAGCGGAATTTCTTTGAGTAAACCAATCTTCAATCGTTTTGTAGCGGGTCGGGAAATTTGCATGACGATCGCGGCAATAATAATTGGAACGAGGGTGCGAAGGATTAGAATGAAGGTCAGATAAGACTTATTGACGATCGTCCTGATGAATCTTGACTCTCACCTGCATATTGGTCAGTCTTGCCACCTTTTCACTAGAAGGCTGATCCAAAAGAATCTTTACCTCTACAACACGCGCATTACTGTCGGCAGCGGGATCGGTGCCCAGAATATCTACTTTTTGAATTTGTAAACCAATCTGCTCGACAGTTCCTTCTAGTTCTTCCGTGAAGCCGCCATTTTCGCTGGTGATGGTTGCCCGCTGCCCGGTTTCGATTTTGGAGACATCGGTTTCATACACTTCGGCGATCACCGCCATGCGATCGGTTTGTCCCAGATCTACAATTCCGGCTTCTGCGTCCACCTGTTCCCCGATTTGAGTATTGATTCGCAGAATTTGTCCGGCGGCGGGGGCACGAACGTAGTAATCGTCTAATCGGGCTTCTTCGCTGGCAAGCTGACTGAGGGCATAGCGGATTTCTGCCTGCGGGACGCTTACATCCACCGGACGCACTTCCGATAGATTATTCAGGGTTGCCTTTGCCTGCTTAATTTGAGCGTTCAGCGTTTTAACCGTGTTGGCTAACATCGCCTGTGCCTCTGCTACTCGCGCCTGGGCAGTGCGATAGTCCTTACGGTAATTGTCCAATGCAGCAGCACTAATCGCCCCCTGCTCAAAAAGCTGCCGATAGCGATCGTAGGTTTGCTTGGCATTTTGCAGTTCGGCTTCTGCTTCACCAAGGGATGCCTGTTTTGCCGCCCTGTCCGTGCTTAATTCCGCTTGCAGTTGGGCGATCGCTGCCTCCTGTGCCCGAATCTGGCTGGCATTGCCGCTACCCGCCTGGGTTTGCCTCAGCTTCGCTCGCTCGATCGCCACGTTGTTTTCTGCCTCAATCACCGCAGCCTGCTGTTTCTCTAAGCCCTGCAAAATTGCGATTACCTGTCCCGCCTGTACCCGATCGCCTTCTTTGACGAGTAATCGATCGACTCGGCTATCGCTGGCATTGGCAACCGAGACTTTGATAATCGAGCTTTCTGGCTCAATTCGTCCCAGGGCAGCAACGGCTCGTACAGGCTGGGGAGCGGCAACCAGAGTTTTCTCCGCAGAAGGGGCAGGAGAAAGGGTACGCTGAACTGCTAAAGCTGCTATTCCAAAACAGCCGATCGCCAAAACAAGCCAGTATCCTGGCACTCTCGCAAACTGCTTTTGCATCATCGCAACCAATAGTGACGTCGAGAAATCAAGCTCTAAAACTTCCAGGCAGCAAAAATGACGCCAGCAAAGATAACCAGCGTCGCAATTCCGATGTAAACCATTTTGAATTCGTGGTGATCGATCGCCTGATCAATCTGCTCATCAAGTTCTTGACGAAATTCCGCAATCTTTTCCTGTGCCTGCGGATCGGAAATCAATCGACTCACACGCTTACTCATGGGACGTTCACCTGGAAAGGAGCTAGCAAAATATTTCGCTAAACGAATTTAGGTTTAGAGTACCCAGGTCGGCAACAATGTAACGTTTTAAACCTGCGATCTCAATAGCCTTTTCTGGTCTGGACGTTTTAATTTCTATCTCTGCCTCCAGAGCGAGGATCGGGCGATCGCTTCTCCAGCACTATAAAATCAGCGCCATAATTGCCAAACCCTCTAATTCCAGGAGCAAACCGCTTCGCCTCGCGATTGATCCCCCATCGATTCACGTCATGCTTGACCAGGAGCGACTATGCCTGAAACCACACAGACCTCCGATCTGATCCCTGTACTCGATACAACAATCCACTTCCTGCAACAGGATCTTGCATCCGCTGATCTTGCCCTGGCAGTCAACTACATCGAACAGTGGGAAAATCTCCTTCAGGAGACAGGGATGTTTCATGAATTAATGGAATTAAAGCAGGTCATTCTCGACGGCAACCTGACCGCACTGCAAAAGATGTTGCACAAAGTAGGCGAAGATACGGCTGCAAATGCCAACGGTATCCGGGAGAACGGATCGGAAGCGATCGCAGCAAAGGTCGCACAAATTGGTCAATTGCTCGTTCAAGCCAGTCAGCAAATTCAATAGAGATTGAATAGAGATTGAATAGAGATTGAATAGAAATTGAATAGAAGATCAATAAAAACTAAATAGAGATTAACTCGCTGATTCTTATGTTGGAGAAACCTTAATGACTTCATCGACTTCATCCCAAATGTCTTCTCAAACGTCCTCTGCAAGCAATCAACGCAAAATTCGCTATGCCGTTGTCGGACTCGGCTGGTTTGCCCAGCAAGCGGCAATGCCTTCCTTTGCCCAATCCGAGAATTCCGAACTGGTGGCGCTGGTTTCCGATGACCCGACCAAACTGCAAGAACTGGGTCAGAAGTACAACGTGCAGCATACCTATTCCTATGAGCAGTACGAAGAGTGCCTGAATAGCGGCGAAGTCGATGCTGTTTATATTGCGTTACCCAATCATCTACACCGCGAATACACCGTGCGAACTGCCGAACAGGGAATTCATGTGCTGTGCGAAAAGCCGATGGCAGTCACCGCAGACGAATGTGAGGAAATGATCCGCGCCTGCGAAAGCAATGACGTTAAGCTGATGATCGCCTATCGCTTACACCTGGAACCTGCTAACCTGGCAGCGATCGAAGTGGTGCAATCTGGACAAATTGGAGAGCCGCGCATTTTTAACTCTGTGTTTACCCAGCAGGTAACAGACGAAAGCAATATTCGTTTGAAGGATGAAACCGGAGGCGGCACGATCGACGACATCGGTATCTACTGTATTAATGCAGCCCGCTATCTATTCCAGGATGAGCCGATCGAAGTCTTTGCTTTTGCTGGCACCAATGGAGAACCACGGTTCAGCGAAGTCGAAGAAATGGCAACGGCAGTTTTGCGTTTTTCCAATGACCGTCTGGCAACATTTACCGTGAGCTTCGGTGCAGCGTCAGTTTCAACCTATCAGGTAGTAGGTACAAAGGGCGATTTGCGGCTCGATCCTGCCTATAGCTGGAACGGAGAACTAAAGCATTACCTGACCGTCAACGGCGAAACCCAGGAACGCAGCTTTCCAGACCACAGCCAGCTTGCCGCCGAATTTACCTACTTCTCGAACTGCATTCTCAACGATACCCAGCCAGAACCATCGGGGCAGGAAGGCTTAAACGATGTCCGCATTATTCGCTCCCTCTACCAATCCATCAAACTGGAGCGCCCCGTCAGGATTGCCCGACTGGATGATCATCAGCATCCCACGATCGATCAGGCAATTTCCCAGCCTCCCAACGCAGAACAGCCCGATCTGGTGAATGCCTCAACCCCCAACGGTTGATCGGTACAGAAGGTGGAAAGTCTATCTTTAGAGCGCTTCTCCTTTCGTTCAGTTTGGCGGCGCTAGGGCAGTTATAGCGATCGCGGACATAGCCAGCGGTTAAGTTCCTGTCTGAGAAGCTCCCTGGCTGTCTCTACAATCGTTTCATATCGTTGCCGCTGCTGCTGTGCCTGGATCTCCTGAATCATGGCATTCCGCCTGGGTGTCCAGTAGGGGTGGTCTTTAATTTGCTGAGCTGCTGTCATTGCCTGCTCTAGCTGATTGAGGGCTAAAGCCTGTTGAGCCGTGAGCCAAAACTGCTGATTTTCTGCCCAGAGCTGCTTCCACTGCTGGATCTGTGTCTGAATTGGCTCGTAGATGGGGCTTTGGGGCGGAATAGTTTCTGCGATCGCCAGGGCTGGATTCAGCTGATCAGCGGGTTGCCAGTAATAGCTCTGAGCCGTTCCCCAAATGCGTTCAGACCACTGGCGCATCAGCTGCTGCGCTTTACTATAGGACGGTGAATCCGCAGAGACTAGACTGAGTTCTGCGATCGCCTGAGGCACTTCTCCCCGTGCTTCTTGCTGCTGTGCCTGTTCAATCTGGGCGTTGGCAAAATGAATGTGACAGTTCTGGGCGTGAATTTGCGCTGTCAAAAAAAACGGCGCTGTTTGCGGCACTTTGGCTGCTTCGCGGATGCACTCCTCATATTTGCCTGCGGATTCCAGGTCTCTGACCCGATCGATCTGCACCTGCTGTTCCTGCTGATATTGCCGCTCGGACTTTCGATCCAGGTAATTGTCGAGGGCGATGAAACAGCCGACCAGGCTGGGTACAACAGTGCCAGTCGTCAGGGCAACTGCAACGCTGATTCTGATGAATCTCGGTAAAAAGTTCGGTGGGCGATCGGAACTCATAGCTCAACCCCTTGTGCTGATTGAGGTTTCGAGTTCTATTCCATGATGAAATTCAGTTTACCTCCAGCGAAAATCCGGGAGTTAGCAGCGAACTTAGGAATTTTGCCGCAAATTCCTGGTAGATCGGGCGATCGCCTGGAATACAGCGCAGGGATGCCCGCAGCGATCGGGTTT from Leptolyngbya ohadii IS1 includes the following:
- a CDS encoding Gfo/Idh/MocA family protein, producing MTSSTSSQMSSQTSSASNQRKIRYAVVGLGWFAQQAAMPSFAQSENSELVALVSDDPTKLQELGQKYNVQHTYSYEQYEECLNSGEVDAVYIALPNHLHREYTVRTAEQGIHVLCEKPMAVTADECEEMIRACESNDVKLMIAYRLHLEPANLAAIEVVQSGQIGEPRIFNSVFTQQVTDESNIRLKDETGGGTIDDIGIYCINAARYLFQDEPIEVFAFAGTNGEPRFSEVEEMATAVLRFSNDRLATFTVSFGAASVSTYQVVGTKGDLRLDPAYSWNGELKHYLTVNGETQERSFPDHSQLAAEFTYFSNCILNDTQPEPSGQEGLNDVRIIRSLYQSIKLERPVRIARLDDHQHPTIDQAISQPPNAEQPDLVNASTPNG
- the devC gene encoding ABC transporter permease DevC — encoded protein: MQISRPATKRLKIGLLKEIPLAWSQLSHQKVRLLVAISGISFANILIFMQLGFRATMFDGVTRVVENIQGDLFLISRNSKFLGNQTFAKNQLYRVSAIDGIEAAKPLYYTQTSWVNPWDKEITDVTVIAFNPAQPVMDLPAINDQLTQIEQPDTVLFDRKSLSSLGQVGQAFDRGETISTEAGDRKIWVGGLFSLGSSLFKRGHIVTSDLNYLRMFGEAGAENIHAGVLTLEPGTNPAEVISQLKTILPEDVTILSHQELIALENRYWSNQPPGIIFNFGTIMGFVVGIIIVYQVLYTDVSEHLPEYATLKAIGYSDNQLLGVVFQEAIILAVLGFLPGFGCSIALYGVLGNLTQLAVVMRFDVALQVFILTIMMCLISAGITSRKLRSADPADVF
- a CDS encoding DevA family ABC transporter ATP-binding protein; the encoded protein is MSLPAISVRNLNHSYGKGNLRKPVLVDINLDIFAGEIVILTGPSGSGKTTLLSLMGGLRSMQEGSLKVLGQELLGAKKRQLVKVRSQIGYIFQAHNLLDCLTAQENVRMSLRLHSEIPSEERTRRCVEMLAAVGLGERINYYPDSLSGGQKQRVAIARALVSQPQLVLADEPTAALDSKSGRDVVKILQRLAKEQHCTILLVTHDNRILDIADRIIHMEDGQLVRNLSEKIGDKMSEGILPEGDRVAVEHSPAFAESA
- a CDS encoding HlyD family efflux transporter periplasmic adaptor subunit: MMQKQFARVPGYWLVLAIGCFGIAALAVQRTLSPAPSAEKTLVAAPQPVRAVAALGRIEPESSIIKVSVANASDSRVDRLLVKEGDRVQAGQVIAILQGLEKQQAAVIEAENNVAIERAKLRQTQAGSGNASQIRAQEAAIAQLQAELSTDRAAKQASLGEAEAELQNAKQTYDRYRQLFEQGAISAAALDNYRKDYRTAQARVAEAQAMLANTVKTLNAQIKQAKATLNNLSEVRPVDVSVPQAEIRYALSQLASEEARLDDYYVRAPAAGQILRINTQIGEQVDAEAGIVDLGQTDRMAVIAEVYETDVSKIETGQRATITSENGGFTEELEGTVEQIGLQIQKVDILGTDPAADSNARVVEVKILLDQPSSEKVARLTNMQVRVKIHQDDRQ